One segment of Pseudobythopirellula maris DNA contains the following:
- a CDS encoding YcjF family protein: MLRRPKTTGLLTIVALVAIGYALVTVPPKVIAQYNAAMEISPTVSWLYLGVVTAGALLLTGLVVWGAWRLWRNTRSRRVADDRRSRDPSQLSRNQRAAELGDNLSAGREYAAEGAVNPMLRSEIERSIRELEEKRETRSLEVVAFGTISSGKSSLLNALAGREAFRSDVVGGTTTTESRVPWPDDDSVTLIDTPGLAEVQGEGRAAAAALSAKDADLVLFVVDGPMKSYEHDLLERLATMEKRIVLCLNKEDWYDSRQREELLGQIAEQCEGLVAATDLVAVRSRPTMRPVVRVSPDGVETHDEVEAPPDISPLAERIAAIVAREGGDLLLANLLMRSRGLVDEARERVLAVLDKEADRVIDRHMWVAAGVSAVNPIPLLDLAGGSAVTVKMVLDLAGVYKQKVDTNTVTEMLAQLGKNLIAMLGASAAAPALAAGVGSLLKTVPGAGTVAGGLLQGLVQALVTRWIGRIFKQYYRNDMQPPAGGLAELARNEWAAVTKPEELRKLVRLGRQKVVEGE, from the coding sequence ATGCTTCGCCGACCCAAGACCACCGGACTGCTGACCATCGTCGCTCTCGTGGCGATCGGCTATGCGCTCGTCACCGTGCCTCCGAAGGTCATCGCGCAGTACAACGCCGCCATGGAGATCAGCCCCACGGTGAGCTGGTTGTACCTGGGCGTGGTGACGGCGGGCGCTCTGCTGCTCACGGGCCTCGTGGTGTGGGGCGCTTGGCGTTTATGGCGCAACACCCGCAGTCGCCGTGTCGCCGACGACCGTCGCTCGCGCGACCCGAGCCAACTCTCGCGCAACCAACGCGCCGCCGAGCTGGGCGACAACCTGTCGGCCGGGCGCGAGTACGCCGCCGAGGGCGCCGTCAACCCGATGTTGCGTTCCGAGATCGAACGCTCGATCCGCGAGCTCGAAGAGAAACGCGAGACGCGCTCGCTCGAGGTCGTGGCGTTTGGCACGATCTCCAGCGGCAAGTCGTCGCTGCTCAACGCGCTGGCGGGCCGCGAGGCGTTCCGCAGCGACGTGGTCGGCGGCACCACGACGACCGAGAGCCGCGTCCCTTGGCCCGACGACGACAGCGTGACGCTCATCGACACGCCGGGCCTGGCCGAGGTGCAGGGCGAGGGGCGCGCGGCCGCCGCTGCGCTCTCCGCCAAGGACGCCGACCTCGTGCTGTTCGTCGTCGACGGGCCGATGAAGTCGTACGAGCACGACCTGCTGGAGCGGCTCGCCACGATGGAGAAACGGATCGTGCTCTGCCTGAACAAGGAGGACTGGTACGACTCGCGGCAGCGCGAGGAGCTGCTCGGTCAAATCGCCGAGCAGTGTGAGGGGCTCGTCGCGGCGACCGACCTCGTGGCCGTGCGATCGCGGCCGACGATGCGGCCCGTGGTGCGCGTCTCGCCCGACGGGGTCGAGACCCACGACGAGGTCGAGGCGCCGCCCGACATCTCGCCGCTCGCCGAGCGGATCGCCGCGATCGTCGCCCGCGAGGGGGGCGACCTGCTGCTGGCCAACCTGCTGATGCGTTCGCGCGGCTTGGTGGACGAGGCCCGCGAGCGCGTGCTCGCCGTGCTCGACAAAGAGGCCGACCGGGTGATCGACCGCCACATGTGGGTCGCCGCCGGCGTGTCGGCCGTCAACCCGATCCCGCTGTTGGACCTGGCCGGCGGCAGCGCGGTGACGGTCAAAATGGTGCTCGACCTGGCGGGCGTTTACAAGCAGAAGGTCGACACGAACACCGTCACCGAGATGCTCGCCCAGCTGGGCAAGAACCTGATCGCGATGCTCGGCGCGTCGGCCGCCGCGCCCGCCCTGGCGGCGGGCGTCGGATCGCTTCTCAAGACCGTTCCGGGCGCCGGCACGGTGGCTGGTGGATTGCTGCAAGGTTTAGTGCAGGCGCTCGTCACCCGCTGGATCGGCCGGATTTTCAAGCAATACTATCGCAACGACATGCAGCCCCCCGCGGGCGGCTTGGCCGAACTGGCCCGCAACGAGTGGGCCGCCGTCACCAAGCCCGAAGAGCTGAGGAAGCTCGTGCGGCTGGGGCGACAGAAAGTCGTAGAAGGTGAATGA
- a CDS encoding glutamine amidotransferase, whose translation MQWVFHPLGGDWTVTLVTSLLLVAPWVLGPRGGGLTPRRKATLGALRVATTLLLLVAMARPTLVYTKSEEVRSLLLMLLDSSRSMTVEDGLAGASRWRNVADSLAASERSLAAIAEKHDLRAYRFDKSLAPLPISGGRIALPSTPDGEETTLGASLSELVEREGAQRLLGVVVLSDGAQRATPPRDAPPSDAARRLAAEAAPLYALTFGARATGERADVAVDDLSVSSTAYAKAPLDVGGLVRIEGYPNRPVRVQLLWENAEGEMAAVDAVSLTADGGGVALPVVLRHAPTEPGEWKVTLRAESQEGETVTGNNEASTFVTVRDGGVRVRQLVGAQRVAGAPGVEQRFVRAALSASPDIALSRTVFDYRQPRRDLAESLRPGEFDVVLLDNLDAEALNTRTWESIANAVRGGAGLAMLGGKHSFGPGGYRGTPVAEVLPVMIGRAERQGFGQPLREDVHLPGPVWMTPTEPLGVRHPILQIDPSQGVASAWRGMPPLSGANRLGVDNVKRSAQVIAATAPPGAPQPLLVVGQAGLGRTMALAIDMTWRWRMEGRAEEHRRFWRQAVLWLAKRDDTRRNPVYVELASRRAQRGASLEMTVGVNDPRLESGALDLAGVEYRVVVTDPNGLKHVAPAPGGAARSTAVFRNITAAGDYTVELTATADGETLGSARARFLAPDHDLELDRPSAEPQIMAQLADATREAGGRALAPEELPALLAELAEEEPMRKQEVIARVTYWDTWPFLLLFVGLLTTEWWLRKRWGLV comes from the coding sequence ATGCAGTGGGTTTTCCATCCCCTCGGCGGCGACTGGACCGTGACTTTGGTCACGAGTCTCTTGCTCGTTGCGCCGTGGGTGTTGGGGCCGCGGGGCGGAGGGCTCACGCCGCGTCGCAAGGCCACGCTCGGCGCGCTGCGGGTGGCGACCACGCTGCTGCTGCTCGTCGCGATGGCGAGGCCGACGCTCGTCTACACCAAGAGCGAAGAGGTCCGCTCGTTGCTGCTGATGCTCCTCGACTCGTCGCGCAGCATGACCGTGGAAGACGGCCTGGCCGGCGCGTCGCGTTGGCGCAACGTCGCCGACTCGCTTGCGGCGAGCGAGCGCTCGCTCGCCGCGATCGCGGAGAAACACGACCTCAGGGCTTACCGCTTCGACAAGTCGCTCGCCCCGCTGCCGATATCGGGTGGCCGCATCGCGCTGCCGAGCACGCCGGACGGCGAGGAGACGACGCTCGGCGCGTCGCTCAGCGAGTTGGTCGAGCGCGAGGGGGCGCAGCGTCTGTTGGGCGTGGTCGTGCTGAGCGACGGGGCCCAGCGGGCCACGCCGCCGCGCGACGCGCCCCCCAGCGACGCCGCCCGCCGCTTGGCGGCCGAAGCGGCCCCGCTGTACGCGCTGACGTTCGGCGCCCGCGCCACCGGCGAGCGGGCCGACGTGGCGGTCGATGACCTCTCGGTCAGCTCGACCGCCTACGCCAAGGCGCCGCTCGACGTGGGGGGGCTGGTGCGCATCGAGGGCTACCCCAACCGACCGGTCCGGGTGCAGCTCTTGTGGGAGAACGCCGAGGGCGAGATGGCGGCGGTCGACGCGGTGAGCCTCACCGCCGACGGCGGCGGGGTGGCGCTGCCCGTCGTGCTCCGCCACGCCCCCACCGAGCCGGGCGAGTGGAAGGTCACCCTGCGGGCCGAGTCGCAGGAGGGCGAGACCGTTACCGGAAACAACGAGGCGAGCACCTTCGTCACGGTCCGCGACGGCGGCGTGCGGGTGCGGCAGTTGGTCGGCGCGCAGCGCGTGGCCGGCGCCCCGGGCGTCGAGCAGCGGTTCGTCCGCGCGGCGCTCTCCGCCTCGCCCGACATCGCGCTCTCCCGCACCGTGTTCGACTACCGCCAGCCGCGACGCGACCTGGCCGAGAGCCTGCGGCCTGGGGAGTTCGACGTGGTGCTGCTCGACAACCTCGACGCCGAAGCGCTGAACACACGCACCTGGGAGTCGATCGCCAACGCCGTGCGGGGCGGCGCGGGGCTGGCGATGCTCGGCGGCAAGCACAGCTTCGGGCCGGGCGGCTACCGCGGGACGCCGGTCGCCGAGGTGCTGCCGGTGATGATCGGCCGGGCCGAGCGGCAAGGCTTCGGCCAGCCGCTGCGCGAAGACGTCCACCTGCCGGGGCCGGTGTGGATGACGCCGACCGAGCCGCTGGGCGTGAGGCACCCGATCTTGCAGATCGATCCGTCGCAGGGAGTGGCGTCGGCGTGGCGCGGCATGCCGCCGTTGTCCGGCGCCAACCGGCTCGGCGTCGACAACGTGAAACGCAGCGCTCAGGTGATCGCCGCAACGGCGCCGCCCGGCGCTCCGCAGCCGCTGCTCGTGGTCGGCCAGGCGGGGCTGGGGCGGACGATGGCGCTGGCGATCGACATGACTTGGCGGTGGCGCATGGAGGGGCGCGCCGAGGAGCACCGCCGTTTCTGGCGCCAGGCGGTGCTGTGGCTCGCCAAGCGGGACGACACCCGCCGCAACCCGGTTTACGTCGAGCTCGCCTCGCGGCGGGCGCAGCGCGGCGCCTCGCTCGAGATGACCGTCGGCGTGAACGACCCACGGCTTGAGAGCGGCGCCCTCGACCTGGCCGGCGTCGAGTACCGCGTGGTGGTGACCGACCCGAACGGCTTGAAGCACGTCGCCCCGGCGCCGGGCGGGGCGGCGCGCTCCACGGCCGTGTTCCGCAACATCACCGCGGCCGGTGACTACACGGTCGAGCTCACCGCCACGGCCGACGGCGAGACGCTCGGCTCCGCACGGGCGCGGTTCTTGGCGCCCGACCACGATCTGGAGCTCGACCGCCCCTCGGCCGAGCCGCAAATCATGGCCCAACTGGCCGACGCCACCCGCGAGGCGGGGGGCCGGGCGCTCGCGCCTGAGGAATTGCCCGCGTTGTTGGCCGAGCTGGCCGAGGAGGAGCCGATGCGCAAGCAGGAGGTCATCGCGCGCGTCACCTACTGGGACACCTGGCCGTTCCTGCTGCTGTTCGTGGGGTTGCTGACAACCGAATGGTGGCTGCGCAAACGCTGGGGGCTGGTGTAG
- a CDS encoding BatA domain-containing protein, with amino-acid sequence MSFLTPALLAGALLIAAPIVLHLVMRREPQRLKFPALRFVKSRQSANQTRMQLRHWLLLVLRCLAIALLAFALARPVLSGSGLWGGAGGRGAIDAALSAALVFDNAPNSQYTDRNQTRLAAAKETALWLLEQTPADSTFEVVDRSAGFRSKAADRDAARLRVERLRVDSHPRPLEAAVAEALERINGEASAGGERPPERRQDIYLFTDFSSGAWNEATRSAVADQLESRPGATLYLIDVGVEEPVNVGLGALRLSRSRLVEGDPLELRAEVRRLGDTPSTGVAQLWLRSGEEFVKRDERPLPASGELTFALTGLARGLHQGFVQITGSDPLASDDRRHFTVEVGAPKSVLLVAAPEGDAAFVREAIAPATLGAGFASRYRCEVRPPRELASTDLDQYQAVMLLDPPPLAIEAWRSLVDFATRGGGVGVMLGRNAVLDAMNSPDAQVLLPAALKWRSREETYLLPTDYGHPVLAELSEFAEDVPWAAFPVLTYWELENARDDAVTAARYANGDAALVDRPLGRGRVLLSTTPWSDPLSRPEPWNLLPTGEDPWPFLLLANGVADTLCDQTSAPLNYRAGETAVAPLPVGETLEGVVLMTPDEGALRLPVPPGAAELSVSATDEPGPYRVTAGGTSNRYEAAFSVNLDPAFGELDRAPFEQIAEQLGGADRVRLVRNRDDLTRSIDLGQPGRELYPWLIALVAAAFAAEQLLSNRFYVEAPTTQSQ; translated from the coding sequence ATGTCTTTCCTCACCCCAGCCCTGCTAGCCGGCGCCCTGCTCATCGCAGCGCCGATCGTCTTGCACCTGGTGATGCGCCGCGAACCGCAGCGGCTGAAGTTTCCGGCGCTCCGGTTCGTCAAGAGCCGGCAGAGCGCGAACCAGACGCGCATGCAGCTGCGGCATTGGCTGCTGCTGGTGCTGCGGTGCTTGGCGATCGCGCTGCTGGCCTTCGCGCTCGCGCGGCCGGTGCTGAGCGGCTCGGGCTTGTGGGGCGGGGCGGGGGGCCGCGGGGCGATCGACGCCGCGCTCTCGGCCGCCTTGGTGTTCGACAACGCGCCGAACAGCCAATACACCGACCGCAACCAAACGAGGCTCGCCGCGGCGAAGGAGACCGCGCTGTGGCTCTTGGAGCAGACGCCCGCCGACAGCACCTTCGAGGTGGTCGACCGCTCGGCCGGTTTCCGCAGCAAGGCGGCCGACCGCGACGCCGCCCGGCTGCGCGTCGAGCGGCTCCGCGTCGACAGCCACCCCAGGCCGCTCGAGGCGGCCGTGGCCGAGGCCTTGGAGCGGATCAATGGCGAGGCGTCGGCCGGTGGCGAGCGGCCGCCCGAGCGGCGGCAAGACATCTACCTGTTCACCGACTTCTCGAGCGGCGCCTGGAACGAGGCGACCCGCTCGGCCGTGGCCGACCAGCTGGAGAGCCGCCCGGGGGCGACGCTCTACCTGATCGACGTCGGCGTCGAAGAGCCGGTGAACGTGGGGCTCGGCGCCTTGCGGCTGAGCCGCAGCCGTCTGGTGGAGGGCGACCCGCTCGAGCTGCGCGCGGAGGTCCGCCGCTTAGGCGACACGCCGTCGACCGGCGTGGCGCAGCTCTGGCTGCGCAGCGGCGAGGAGTTCGTTAAACGTGACGAGCGTCCGCTGCCGGCGAGTGGCGAGCTCACGTTCGCGCTCACCGGCCTCGCGCGGGGCCTGCACCAAGGCTTTGTGCAAATCACCGGCAGCGACCCCCTGGCGAGCGACGACCGCCGCCACTTCACCGTCGAGGTGGGGGCGCCCAAGAGCGTGCTGCTGGTCGCCGCGCCCGAGGGCGACGCGGCGTTCGTGCGCGAGGCGATCGCGCCCGCCACGCTCGGCGCCGGTTTCGCGTCGCGGTACCGCTGCGAGGTGCGTCCGCCGCGCGAGCTCGCCTCGACCGACCTGGACCAGTATCAGGCGGTGATGCTGCTCGACCCGCCGCCGCTGGCGATCGAGGCCTGGCGCTCGCTGGTCGACTTCGCGACGCGCGGCGGGGGCGTCGGCGTCATGCTCGGCCGCAACGCCGTGCTCGACGCGATGAACTCGCCCGACGCCCAGGTGCTGCTGCCCGCCGCGCTGAAGTGGCGGTCGCGTGAAGAGACCTACCTGCTGCCGACCGATTACGGCCACCCGGTGCTGGCGGAACTCTCGGAGTTCGCCGAGGACGTGCCGTGGGCCGCCTTCCCGGTGCTGACCTACTGGGAGTTGGAGAACGCCCGCGACGACGCCGTGACCGCCGCTCGCTACGCCAACGGCGACGCCGCGCTCGTCGACCGCCCGCTGGGTCGCGGCCGGGTGCTGCTCTCCACCACGCCGTGGTCCGACCCGCTCAGCCGGCCCGAGCCGTGGAACCTGCTGCCGACCGGCGAAGACCCGTGGCCGTTTCTGCTGCTGGCGAACGGCGTGGCCGACACGCTGTGCGACCAAACGTCCGCGCCGCTCAACTACCGAGCGGGCGAGACGGCCGTGGCGCCGCTGCCGGTGGGCGAGACGCTCGAAGGCGTGGTGCTGATGACCCCCGACGAAGGCGCCCTGCGGCTGCCCGTTCCCCCGGGGGCCGCCGAGCTGAGCGTGTCGGCGACCGACGAGCCGGGGCCTTACCGCGTGACGGCCGGCGGGACGAGCAACCGCTACGAGGCGGCGTTCTCGGTGAACCTCGACCCGGCATTTGGCGAACTCGACCGGGCGCCGTTCGAGCAAATCGCCGAGCAGCTGGGTGGCGCCGACCGGGTGCGGCTCGTCCGCAACCGCGACGACCTGACGCGCAGCATCGACCTCGGCCAACCGGGCCGAGAACTCTACCCTTGGCTCATCGCCCTGGTGGCCGCCGCGTTCGCCGCCGAGCAACTGCTGTCGAACCGATTCTATGTCGAGGCCCCAACCACCCAATCCCAATGA
- a CDS encoding DUF58 domain-containing protein — translation MPAAESYLKPEVIQQIKRLDLRAQFIVKGFMQGLHASPFHGFSVEFSEHRKYTHGDDPKDIDWLAYAKTDRYYVKKFEAETNITGYLAMDLSESMAYTYRQELTKFDYSICLAAALTYLMIGQQDPVGLVTFGERIRQSLPPKSKRTQIGTILSLLANLKPEGKTDIGASLIQLAAMLKHSSLVMVFSDLLADAEGEGGVIPALRRLRHGGHDVILFHVLDEAEVAFPFTGLVELEDPESKEKLEIDADGFRTDYLAEVESFRETYRQECFQSGIDYVPLDTSMPFDRALTEYLVTRKHRA, via the coding sequence GTGCCCGCCGCCGAGTCCTATCTCAAGCCGGAAGTGATCCAGCAGATCAAGCGGCTCGACCTGCGCGCTCAGTTCATCGTCAAAGGGTTCATGCAGGGGCTGCACGCCAGCCCGTTCCACGGGTTCTCGGTCGAGTTCTCCGAGCACCGCAAGTACACGCACGGCGACGACCCGAAGGACATCGATTGGCTCGCCTACGCCAAGACCGACCGCTACTACGTCAAGAAGTTTGAGGCCGAGACCAACATCACCGGCTACCTGGCGATGGACCTCAGCGAGTCGATGGCCTACACGTACCGGCAGGAGCTCACCAAGTTCGACTACTCGATCTGCTTGGCCGCCGCGCTCACCTACCTGATGATCGGCCAGCAAGACCCGGTGGGGCTCGTGACGTTCGGCGAGCGGATCCGGCAGTCGCTGCCGCCCAAGAGCAAGCGGACCCAGATCGGCACGATCTTGTCGCTCTTGGCCAACCTCAAGCCCGAGGGCAAGACCGACATCGGCGCGAGCCTGATCCAGCTCGCCGCGATGCTCAAGCATTCGAGCCTGGTGATGGTCTTCAGCGACTTGCTCGCCGATGCGGAAGGCGAGGGGGGCGTGATCCCCGCGCTCCGCCGCCTGCGGCATGGCGGTCACGACGTGATCTTGTTCCACGTGCTCGATGAAGCCGAGGTGGCGTTCCCCTTCACCGGCTTGGTGGAGCTCGAAGACCCCGAGTCGAAAGAAAAGCTCGAGATCGACGCCGACGGCTTCCGCACCGACTACCTCGCCGAGGTCGAGTCGTTCCGTGAGACCTACCGCCAAGAGTGTTTCCAGAGCGGCATCGACTACGTGCCGCTCGACACGAGCATGCCGTTCGATCGGGCGCTGACGGAGTACCTGGTGACCAGGAAGCATCGAGCGTAG